AAGGCAAGTAAGATAACACCACTATATAAAGGATGACGCACCAAACCATAAATACCCGTTTGCAGTAACTGCCCATCATCTCTAGGATGCGGTAATGGAGTCAGATTTTGACCAAGATCGACAAGAGAACGCCCTAACAAAATCATTGCCCCAATACCAAACCCAGCAGTTAGCCCTAAACTTGCATAGGGCACAACAGGTGAATCTATATTGATAAAACTAGGTTGAACATTCGGTAAAATTACAAAGCCGAGCAATAAAACACCCTGAGCAACTACCCAATATTCACCACGCAATCCGCGCCACCAATCACTAGTGATACCCCAATCTGACAATAGTTTCATAAGTCAATTACCAGAATATTCTCAGTCTAACCAAGTCTATGCTACCAACAACCGATCCCCAATATTGGGAACAACGCTATCAAGAAAATACCGCCAAGTGGGATATCGGCATGGCAGCCCCTCCTTTTACAAGTTTATTAACATCAAGGGAAGCGCCGATCGCAGGAAAGACCGCAGTAATAGGCTGTGGTCAAGGACATGATGCAATTTTATTTGCCAAACATGGCTTTGAGACGATTGGTTTTGACTT
This portion of the Pseudanabaena sp. ABRG5-3 genome encodes:
- a CDS encoding methyltransferase family protein, with protein sequence MKLLSDWGITSDWWRGLRGEYWVVAQGVLLLGFVILPNVQPSFINIDSPVVPYASLGLTAGFGIGAMILLGRSLVDLGQNLTPLPHPRDDGQLLQTGIYGLVRHPLYSGVILLAFTYASWQISWVHFLGAIALFIFFDAKATKEEVWLTEKFSAYANYRTSVKKLIPWIY